One part of the Vicia villosa cultivar HV-30 ecotype Madison, WI linkage group LG6, Vvil1.0, whole genome shotgun sequence genome encodes these proteins:
- the LOC131613186 gene encoding uncharacterized protein LOC131613186, with the protein MSRAPILINDLVKGNQVWKMLIRVVDLWVVTEKNGHQHLEMVIQDVKADKIHVTSWNRDFTNWSEQLKEHETYIMYNGEPVDNEGPLKVCSHPLKIVLNGGTTMMKAVLPDIPTHKFIFHPIEDFLKGNYKHDILYDVIGVLQDVVKTQMGGGGRKSCVNITLRDVEGNVIEVALWETYGKQLMNYTTPNNTSGPTIILLTHAWCKPNSVSGLPSLSNAWNGSRLLINLDHPQVADFKASFGTTDLSGIPALSQSLTCDSSMQSANNFWTNLSEVKTIHAIAALARDSYATTIGTTVGFKASKNGWYFESYAGSSGNTDPEPVIKFKVEVEVVYGEHSGTFVFWDKDCIPFTKMNARELRQVMKEAGEDNPKIWPAHLDVLLNKEFVFRVKYQQQYRQFSIVKILSEEGLYAKFDKYLTPDETMAPQTVIETSTTAPIVIPNQGTQTSEQSIGAEPYSAANPTWSPEASSNSTPAKRGSESNSVNDIIQAEEITPKQSATKAKTGKKLKHLKKE; encoded by the exons ATGTCAAGGGCTCCCATTCTGATAAACGATCTGGTCAAGGGGAACCAAGTATGGAAAATGTTGATTAGGGTTGTTGATCTTTGGGTTGTTACTGAGAAAAATGGCCATCAACACCTTGAGATGGTCATTCAAGATGTAAAG GCTGATAAGATTCATGTCACAAGTTGGAACAGAGATTTCACAAATTGGTCTGAACAACTGAAGGAGCATGAGACTTATATTATGTATAACGGAGAGCCCGTGGACAACGAAGGTCCTTTAAAAGTCTGTTCCCACCCACTCAAGATCGTCCTCAACGGAGGGACTACGATGATGAAGGCGGTGTTACCCGACATACCAACCCACAAGTTCATTTTTCATCCTATTGAAGACTTTCTCAAAGGGAACTACAAGCATGACATCTTATATG ATGTTATAGGGGTGTTGCAAGATGTTGTTAAGACACAAATGGGCGGTGGTGGTAGGAAATCTTGCGTCAATATTACCTTGCGAGATGTTGAAGGGAATGTTATCGAGGTGGCATTATGGGAAACTTACGGCAAGCAATTGATGAACTACACTACCCCAAACAACACTTCTGGGCCTACAATTATCCTTTTGACCCATGCCTGGTGCAAGCCTAATTCAG TTTCCGGTCTTCCCTCTCTTTCGAATGCATGGAACGGCTCTAGACTTCTCATTAACTTGGACCATCCACAAGTAGCAGATTTCAAAGCTAG CTTTGGAACTACTGATTTATCTGGTATACCTGCCCTTTCCCAATCATTAACATGTGATTCTTCCATGCAATCTGCAAACAATTTCTGGACTAACTTGAGTGAGGTCAAGACTATCCATGCAATCGCTGCACTAGCAAGG GATTCTTACGCAACGACTATTGGCACTACCGTCGGTTTCAAAGCTTCTAAGAACGGATGGTATTTTGAGTCTTATGCTGGGTCATCTGGAAATACAGATCCTGAACCTGTTATTAA GTTCAAAGTTGAGGTTGAAGTTGTCTATGGTGAACACAGTGGAACATTTGTTTTTTGGGATAAGGATTGTATTCCTTTTACAAAAATGAATGCTAGAGAACTAAGACAGGTTATGAAAGAG GCTGGAGAAGACAATCCTAAAATTTGGCCTGCCCATCTAGATGTTTTGTTGAACAAAGAATTTGTGTTTCGCGTCAAGTATCAACAACAGTACCGACAATTCTCTATCGTTAAAATACTTAGCGAGGAGGGTCTTTATGCCAAGTTTGACAAATACCTCACCCCAGATGAG ACCATGGCACCTCAGACCGTTATTGAAACGTCCACGACTGCTCCGATAGTTATTCCAAACCAG GGCACACAAACTTCGGAGCAGTCCATCGGTGCTGAGCCATACTCGGCTGCTAACCCGACTTGGAGCCCAGAAGCAAGCTCCAACAGTACTCCAGCCAAGAGGGGTTCAGAGTCAAACTCGGTTAATGATATCATCCAGGCTGAGGAGATCACTCCCAAACAATCCGCCACTAAGGCCAAGACTGGAAAAAAGCTTAAGCATTTGAAGAAGGAATGA
- the LOC131613187 gene encoding uncharacterized mitochondrial protein AtMg00810-like: protein MEYGVYVQHTSGGNMILVCLYVDDILLTMGYSDEMVKFKKVLMNEFEMTDLGKLLYSLRMEILYSEKGIIVQQLKYELELLKIFKLINCKSALTLAETNHKLDSDTEGNDVDATTFKQLLGSLRYLCNIIPDICYAIGMISRFMNKSKWSQYQAVVRILKYIKGTLEFGVLFSYGAEKYEDQGDEASEIDD, encoded by the exons ATGGAATACGGCGTTTATGTTCAGCATACTTCTGGAGGCAATATGATTCTggtgtgtctttatgttgatgacatattgctgacAATGGGCTATTCTGATGAGATGGTCAAGTTCAAAAAGGTGTTGATGAATGAATTTGAGATGACTGACCTAGGAAAATTGTTATACTCTCTAAGGATGGAGATTTTATATTCTGAGAAAGGTATCATTGTGCAACAGCTGAAGTATGAACTTGAGCTTCTGAAGATATTCAAGCTGATAAATTGCAAGTCTGCACTCACACTTGCTGAGACGAACCACAAGCTGGATTCTGATACTGAGGGTAATGATGTAGATGCTACAACTTTTAAACAGTTGTTAGGCTCGCTAAGATATCTCTGTAATATTATCCCTGACATCTGTTACGCAATTGGAATGATAAGTAGGTTTATGAACAAATCAAAGTGGTCACAATACCAAGCTGTAGTTAGGATTCTGAAGTATATTAAGGGGACTCTGGAGTTTGGAGTTTTGTTCTCTTATGGAGCTGAAA aatatgaagatcaaggtgatgaAGCAAGTGAAATTGACGATTGA
- the LOC131613185 gene encoding uncharacterized protein LOC131613185 produces MEHYQNVSGKKARARRMLLLKEIRSKRQKLSPQQIENDTFGLPSKTNQHPLPLHENNVVRAGSSSNRATLVCPPESKTARGRPRNQYGVPNMALNLCRKIPTPTNTQQTDMQTQTSNANPQPWSSAFPKRGRGRPRKNTSAPNLPMNHNTEVYSQTINRKQSIPSEVCRSSEVVKQYVHGIQVPQNSGSLGRDEYTPVSTPTHAPDNRKTPTCPVFTPTVNLDFNSDSDSDSDYDPFATYLSEDENFSEDEDYDAPFIIHDNAAGHSQEYYDIGSPLIECRYCKAMMWYQERMHKSSHSANPQFMMCCGNGKVELPLLREPPETLAKLLFDHESLVSRKFQQQIRVYNMMFAFTSPGAKVDNRFNNGRGPPTLRIQGQTCHRIGSLLPPQGQKPKFAQLYIYDTENEVENRMHGLRNKEDFDPEVVSRLASMLYQFNPHAKSFQMAKQWLNNGETPNLKLRLISNRSTDGRVYNQPTVSEVAALVVGDIDTAEMRDIIMQTKGGRLQRINELHAAYMAYQYPLIFPYGEDGYRPDVAHRDLPANENSIRNRLTIREWLAFRIQTRLCEAKTLLSSRRLFQQFLVDGYTMLESEKLEWLRKNQPKLRVTKYNSLEKEGDQSQAPGISIGKRVVLPSSFVGGRRFMDQLYYDGMDICSKVGFPDLFITFTCNPNWPEIQRVLGPLHLKPQDRPDVISRVFKIKFDQLLSDLTKKGVLGKVLAYMYTIEFQKRGLPHAHILLFLHPSNKYPTPDDIDKIISAEVPDPRRHPRLYNLVKSHMVHGPCGFANLNSPCMKDNKCTKFYPKKFQPTTIVDHEGYPVYRRRNNGHTIEKHGIIFHSGHVVPHNPSLLLKYEAHINMEWCNQSTSIKYLFKYINKGSDRISAIIQGQDKNNVDEIKQYLDCRYISPSEACWRIFSYSIHGRKPAVERLFFHLEGENSVYYKDYEQVGDVLLKPSVTESMFTSWFEANKTYEEARLLTYGDFVSKFVYHKRSRTWKPRKRGYTIGRLIWVPQSTGELFYLRMMLTVTKGPLCYKDIKKVDGKQLKTYRDACFAMGFLQDDREFVEAIKEAHLWGSGPFLRKLFVTMLLSSSMNRPEHVWRKTWMYLSDGILYEQRLFTRNQGLTMSDAELKERTLMAIETLLQNNNRTLKDFKTMPYPKDFVVEFTGNRLLYDELQYEVVAQKQIFDTLYASLTDEQRSIFEEIMDAVEKQQGGVFFLYGYGGTGKTFMWNTLSAALRSKKKIVLPVASSGIASLLLPGGRTAHSRFKIPVPTLETSICNIEKKDDIAELLKFTDLIIWDEAPMANKFCFESLDKSLKDIMSGPTHASKKIFGGKVVVFGGDFRQILPVIPRGTRSDIIHATINASYIWDHCKVLRLTKNMRLQSGPPTTTADEIRSFSEWILNIGDGTMCEPNDGYADICIPNEFIISNFSDPIQAIVEDTYPDLIHNYLDSNYLQSRAILASTIEVVDDINQYITNLLPGEEREYFSSDSIDRSDVTNFDAYEHVTPEFLNALKTSGLPNHSIKLKVGATIMLMRNLDQSEGLCNGTRLTVTRLAAHVIEGKIISGKNIGNIFYIPRMSLSPSQSPWPFKLVRRQFPIIVSFAMTINKSQGQSLDNVGLYLPKEVFSHGQLYVAISRVKSKKGLRILIHDKEKQPMLSTTNVVFKEVFHNI; encoded by the exons ATGGAGCATTATCAAAATGTATCAGGTAAAAAGGCTAGAGCTAGAAGAATGTTGCTTTTGAAAGAAATTCGGTCTAAACGTCAAAAACTTAGTCCTCAACAAATA GAGAATGATACTTTTGGTCTTCCGAGCAAAACTAACCAGCACCCCCTTCCGCTTCATGAAAACAACGTCGTTCGAGCCGGAAGTTCTTCTAATAGAGCCACATTAGT ATGTCCACCGGAATCCAAGACAGCTCGGGGACGGCCTAGAAATCAATATGGAGTTCCAAATATGGCGCTTAACTTGTGCAGAAAGATTCCTACACCAACGAATACGCAACAAACTGACATGCAAACTCAGACCTCAAATGCAAACCCACAGCCTTG GTCTTCAGCATTCCCAAAACGTGGCAGGGGCAGGCCTAGGAAAAATACCAGTGCTCCTAACCTCCCTATGAATCATAATACAGAGGTATACAGCCAAACAATTAACAGGAAACAGTCTATTCCAAGTGAAGTCTGCAGATCAAG CGAAGTTGTTAAACAATATGTCCATGGAATTCAAGTACCGCAAAATAGTGGCAGTCTTGGTCGTGACGAGTATACGCCGGTCTCAACGCCTACACATGCTCCCGACAATCGAAAGACGCCAACATGTCCAGTTTTTACACCTACGGTCAATTTGGATTTTAATAGCGACTCAGACAGTGATAGCGACTACGACCCCTTTGCAA CATATCTATCCGAGGATGAGAACTTCTCGGAGGACGAAGATTATGATGCTCCTTTCATAATTCATGATAATGCTGCCGGCCATTCTCAAG AATATTACGATATCGGATCCCCCCTTATTGAGTGTCGTTATTGTAAAGCGATGATGTGGTATCAAGAGAGAATGCATAAAAGTTCTCATTCCGCCAACCCACAGTTTATGATGTGTTGTGGAAACGGGAAAGTTGAACTCCCACTGCTTAGAGAGCCTCCGGAAACCCTTGCAAAACTTTTGTTTGATCACGAGAGTTTGGTTAGTCGCAAGTTCCAACAACAAATCCGAGTATACAACATGATGTTTGCATTCACGTCACCAGGGGCAAAGGTTGACAATCGATTTAACAATGGACGTGGGCCTCCAACACTAAGGATACAAGGTCAAACATGTCACCGAATAGGAAGTTTGTTGCCTCCGCAaggtcaaaaacctaagtttGCTCAGTTATATATTTATGACACGGAAAATGAAGTTGAAAATCGAATGCATGGACTAAG GAACAAAGAAGATTTTGATCCGGAAGTTGTCAGTCGATTAGCAAGCATGTTGTATCAATTCAATCCTCATGCTAAAAGTTTTCAAATGGCTAAACAATGGTTAAATAATGGTGAAACTCCAAATTTAAAGCTACGGCTCATTTCAAACCGATCCACGGATGGCAGGGTCTATAATCAGCCAACCGTGTCTGAAGTGGCTGCTTTGGTTGTTGGTGACATTGACACCGCAGAAATGAGGGATATCATAATGCAGACAAAGGGAGGAAGACTTCAAAGAATCAACGAGCTTCATGCCGCTTACATGGCTTACCAGTATCCTTTGATATTTCCTTATGGTGAGGACGGTTATAGACCTGATGTTGCACATAGAGACTTGCCCGCCAACGAAAACAGCATAAGAAATAGGCTCACAATACGCGAATGGCTTGCCTTCCGCATTCAAACAAGGTTATGTGAGGCTAAGACTTTGTTATCTTCGAGAaggttgttccaacaattccTGGTTGATGGTTACACGATGTTAGAATCCGAGAAACTAGAATGGCTACGTAAAAATCAACCAAAGCTTCGAGTGACAAAGTACAACTCTTTAGAGAAAGAAGGCGATCAAAGTCAGGCGCCAGGAATAAGCATAGGTAAGCGAGTTGTTTTGCCTTCTTCCTTTGTTGGCGGCCGTAGGTTTATGGATCAGTTGTATTATGATGGGATGGATATATGCAGTAAAGTCGGATTTCCCGATTTGTTTATTACTTTTACATGTAACCCAAATTGGCCGGAGATTCAAAGGGTTCTCGGACCTCTACATTTGAAGCCTCAAGATCGTCCGGATGTCATTTCAAgagttttcaaaatcaaattcgatCAACTCCTTTCAGATTTAACCAAAAAAGGAGTTCTTGGAAAAGTGCTTGCTT ATATGTACACCATTGAGTTCCAAAAGAGAGGATTACCTCATGCCCATATATTGCTGTTTTTGCATCCTTCAAACAAATATCCAACGCCCGATGACATTGACAAGATCATTAGTGCGGAAGTACCAGACCCCAGAAGACACCCTCGGTTATACAATTTGGTAAAATCTCACATGGTCCATGGTCCTTGTGGTTTTGCAAATCTCAACTCACCTTGCATGAAGGATAACAAGTGCACCAAGTTTTATCCTAAGAAATTTCAGCCTACGACTATAGTGGATCACGAGGGATATCCGGTTTATAGGAGAAGAAACAACGGACACACAATTGAAAAGCACGGCATCATCTTTCATAGTGGTCATGTGGTTCCTCACAATCCAAGTTTGCTGTTGAAATACGAAGCCCACATCAACATGGAATGGTGCAACCAAAGTACTTCCATTAAATACCTTTTCAAATATATCAACAAAGGTTCGGACCGTATTTCTGCAATCATACAAGGACAGGACAAAAACAACGTTGACGAGATCAAGCAATATTTGGATTGTCGATACATCTCCCCGAGTGAGGCATGTTGGAGGATCTTTTCTTATTCTATACATGGAAGGAAGCCCGCTGTAGAGAGACTGTTTTTTCATTTGGAAGGTGAAAACTCCGTGTACTACAAAGACTACGAGCAAGTTGGTGATGTTTTACTCAAACCAAGTGTCACCGAGTCAATGTTTACATCTTGGTTTGAGGCAAACAAAACTTACGAGGAAGCAAGATTGCTAACTTATGGTGACTTCGTTTCTAAATTTGTTTATCATAAAAGAAGTCGGACTTGGAAGCCAAGGAAAAGAGGATATACCATTGGTCGACTCATTTGGGTTCCTCAAAGCACTGGTGAATTGTTTTATTTAAGAATGATGCTCACTGTCACAAAGGGTCCTTTGTGCTATAAAGACATTAAGAAAGTTGATGGAAAGCAACTAAAAACTTATAGGGACGCTTGCTTTGCGATGGGATTTCTACAAGATGATCGAGAATTTGTCGAGGCTATCAAAGAGGCACATCTTTGGGGTTCCGGTCCATTTTTACGCAAGTTATTTGTGACAATGTTGTTATCTTCTTCCATGAACAGACCGGAACATGTGTGGCGAAAGACTTGGATGTATTTATCAGATGGCATTCTCTACgagcaacgcttattcacaagaaatcaag GTCTGACAATGAGCGATGCCGAGCTCAAAGAAAGGACACTTATGGCCATTGAGACACTTTTACAAAATAACAATCGAACTCTTAAAGACTTCAAGACAATGCCATATCCAAAAGATTTTGTCGTAGAGTTTACTGGAAATAGGCTACTTTACGATGAACTTCAGTATGAAGTTGTTGCTCAAAAACAAATTTTTGATACTTTGTATGCGTCTCTTACAG ATGAGCAACGGAGCATTTTTGAGGAAATCATGGATGCTGTAGAAAAGCAACAAGGTGGGGTGTTTTTTTTATATGGCTATGGTGGGACTGGTAAGACCTTTATGTGGAACACTTTATCAGCAGCACTTAGGTCCAAAAAGAAAATTGTTTTGCCGGTTGCTTCAAGTGGAATTGCAAGTTTGTTGTTACCAGGAGGAAGAACAGCTCATTCTAGATTTAAGATTCCCGTTCCTACTTTAGAGACTTCTATTTGCAACATTGAAAAAAAAGATGATATTGCTGAGCTGCTTAAGTTTACGGATTTAATCATCTGGGATGAGGCTCCTATGGCTAACAAGTTTTGCTTCGAATCTTTGGACAAATCCTTAAAAGATATCATGAGTGGCCCCACACATGCATCTAAGAAAATATTTGGAGGCAAGGTTGTTGTTTTTGGTGGTGACTTCAGGCAAATTCTCCCTGTTATACCAAGAGGTACTAGATCTGATATTATCCATGCAACAATTAATGCTTCTTATATTTGGGATCATTGTAAAGTATTGAGACTTACAAAGAACATGAGATTGCAAAGTGGTCCACCTACTACTACAGCTGATGAGATTAGGAGCTTTTCTGAGTGGATTTTAAATATTGGAGATGGGACCATGTGTGAACCTAATGATGGTTATGCTGATATCTGTATTCCAAATGAGTTCATAATTTCAAACTTTTCAGATCCGATTCAGGCCATTGTTGAAGATACCTACCCTGATCTCATTCATAATTATCTTGATTCCAATTATCTTCAAAGTCGTGCGATTTTAGCTTCAACAATCGAAGTAGTTGATGATATCAACCAATATATCACTAACCTTCTTCCAG GTGAAGAGAGAGAATACTTTAGTAGTGATTCCATTGATAGATCTGATGTAACTAACTTTGATGCATATGAGCATGTGACACCCGAGTTCTTGAACGCTCTTAAAACCTCAGGATTGCCTAACCATTCAATCAAGTTGAAAGTCGGGGCCACTATTATGTTAATG